Proteins encoded in a region of the Sphingomonas sp. HMP9 genome:
- a CDS encoding alpha/beta hydrolase family protein gives MIRLAFLAFAALSTPVVAQNSTAPPPKLLTWPDLTKRPKPVPDATVDYGTDQMQKVDVWLPKGKARGPVPVVVMVHGGCWTTSIADRSLMNWIADDLRNAGIAVWNIDYRGVDRIGGGYPGTFADAAMATDQLAVNAKRFNLDTRRVLAIGHSAGGHLALWLAARRKLAASSALSTAHPVRIRHVISLGGLPDLEATAANADNGCGTDVVAKLVGTPTPQHPDVYADTSVPRLLPLGVKQDLINGREDRIIPFVMATDYVAKAKAVGDTAMLHTIPATGHVELIAPETPAWADAKHLILSYFGKTK, from the coding sequence ATGATCCGCCTTGCCTTTCTCGCGTTCGCCGCTCTGTCCACGCCAGTCGTGGCGCAAAATTCCACAGCCCCACCGCCCAAGCTGCTAACATGGCCAGACCTGACCAAGCGGCCGAAACCGGTGCCCGATGCGACCGTCGACTATGGCACCGACCAGATGCAGAAGGTCGATGTCTGGCTGCCCAAGGGCAAGGCCAGGGGACCGGTCCCGGTGGTAGTGATGGTCCATGGCGGTTGCTGGACGACTAGCATCGCCGATCGCAGCCTGATGAACTGGATCGCCGACGACCTTCGCAACGCCGGCATCGCGGTCTGGAACATCGACTATCGCGGCGTCGATCGCATCGGCGGCGGCTATCCCGGCACGTTCGCCGACGCGGCGATGGCTACCGACCAACTCGCCGTCAACGCGAAGAGGTTCAACCTCGACACGCGCCGCGTGCTCGCGATCGGCCATTCGGCGGGCGGCCACCTGGCCTTATGGCTCGCCGCCCGCCGGAAGCTCGCCGCGTCGAGCGCGCTCTCCACGGCGCACCCGGTCCGCATCCGCCACGTCATCAGCCTTGGCGGCCTGCCCGATCTCGAAGCCACGGCTGCAAACGCGGACAATGGCTGCGGCACCGACGTCGTCGCGAAGCTCGTCGGTACGCCCACCCCGCAGCATCCGGACGTGTATGCCGACACCTCGGTCCCGCGCCTCCTGCCGCTCGGCGTGAAGCAGGACCTGATCAATGGCCGCGAGGACCGGATCATCCCCTTCGTCATGGCCACCGACTATGTGGCCAAGGCCAAGGCGGTGGGTGACACCGCCATGCTCCACACCATCCCCGCGACCGGCCATGTCGAACTGATCGCGCCTGAGACGCCCGCATGGGCCGACGCCAAGCACCTGATCCTGTCCTATTTCGGGAAAACCAAGTGA
- the kynU gene encoding kynureninase, whose protein sequence is MTLEDARLLDATDPLAGYRNRFALPDGVIYLDGNSLGALPKATPAALADVATRQWGERLIRSWNEGWIDAPQRIGAKIAPLIGAAADEVIIGDTTSTHLFKALVAALRSTPNRHTVLSEAGNFPTDLHIAEGAVACVPGARLKVVAREDLADALDDDVAVLLLTHVHYKTSDRFDMAAWTTRAHDVGAMMLWDLSHSIGAVPIDLNGANADLAVGCTYKYLNGGPGAPAFLYVANRWQDALASPLSGWMGHAAPFAFEDAYRPAPGMKRWLAGTPAMLSTAALETALDLWVDIDQHAVAKKSAALFDILAAAGDALGLACVSPRDPAKRGSHISFRHSHAYELTQALIARGVVGDFRDPDILRLGLTPLYLSHEDVWRAGEIVRETIESERWRDPVYAQRLAVT, encoded by the coding sequence GTGACCCTCGAAGACGCTCGCCTGCTCGACGCGACCGACCCGCTCGCCGGGTACCGCAACCGGTTCGCCCTTCCCGACGGCGTGATCTATCTCGACGGCAACTCACTCGGCGCGCTCCCCAAGGCGACCCCAGCCGCGCTCGCCGACGTCGCCACGCGGCAATGGGGCGAGCGGCTCATCCGCAGCTGGAACGAAGGCTGGATCGATGCGCCCCAACGGATCGGCGCCAAGATCGCACCCCTGATCGGTGCGGCCGCGGACGAGGTCATCATCGGCGACACGACCTCGACGCATCTGTTCAAGGCATTGGTCGCCGCTCTGCGCAGCACCCCGAACCGCCATACGGTCCTCAGCGAAGCCGGCAACTTCCCGACCGACCTGCACATCGCGGAAGGTGCAGTCGCCTGCGTCCCCGGCGCGCGACTGAAGGTGGTCGCGCGCGAAGACCTCGCCGACGCGCTCGACGACGACGTTGCGGTGCTTCTGCTCACGCACGTCCACTACAAGACAAGCGACCGCTTCGACATGGCCGCCTGGACAACACGCGCGCACGATGTCGGCGCAATGATGCTCTGGGACTTGAGCCACAGCATCGGAGCAGTTCCCATCGACCTAAACGGCGCGAATGCCGATCTCGCGGTCGGCTGCACCTATAAATACCTCAACGGCGGGCCCGGCGCGCCTGCGTTCCTCTACGTCGCCAATCGCTGGCAGGACGCATTGGCCAGCCCGTTGTCCGGCTGGATGGGCCACGCCGCGCCGTTCGCGTTCGAGGATGCCTACCGCCCCGCGCCCGGTATGAAACGCTGGCTCGCCGGCACGCCTGCGATGCTCTCGACCGCCGCACTGGAGACCGCGCTCGATCTCTGGGTCGACATCGACCAGCATGCCGTTGCCAAAAAGAGCGCGGCACTCTTCGATATCCTGGCCGCCGCCGGCGATGCGCTGGGCCTCGCTTGTGTCAGCCCCCGCGATCCGGCCAAACGCGGCAGCCATATCAGCTTCCGCCACTCGCACGCCTATGAACTCACGCAAGCCCTCATAGCGCGCGGCGTCGTCGGCGACTTCCGCGACCCCGACATCCTTCGTTTGGGCCTGACACCCTTGTACCTGAGCCATGAGGACGTTTGGCGTGCAGGCGAGATAGTGCGCGAGACGATAGAATCCGAACGCTGGCGCGACCCCGTCTACGCGCAACGGCTCGCCGTGACCTGA
- the purC gene encoding phosphoribosylaminoimidazolesuccinocarboxamide synthase yields the protein MARRRQIYEGKAKILYEGPEPGTLIQYFKDDATAFNAQKKGTINGKGVLNNRISEHIFTLLDHIGVPTHFIRRLNMREQLIRQVEIVPIEVVVRNVAAGSISTRLGIEEGTKLPRTIIEYYYKDDALGDPMISDEHIAAFGWASQEEMHDIADLAIRVNDFLCGLFAGVGIRLVDFKLEFGRIFDNDFGRIILADEISPDGCRLWDMETNEKMDKDRFRRDLGGEVEAYQEVARRLGLLPEGADNAVLDLEKHRKNRGK from the coding sequence ATGGCTCGCCGCCGCCAGATCTACGAAGGCAAGGCCAAGATCCTCTATGAGGGTCCCGAGCCGGGCACGCTGATCCAGTATTTCAAGGACGACGCGACCGCGTTCAATGCCCAGAAAAAGGGCACGATCAACGGCAAGGGCGTGCTCAACAACCGGATTTCCGAGCACATCTTTACGCTGCTCGATCATATCGGCGTGCCGACGCACTTCATCCGCCGGCTCAACATGCGCGAGCAGCTGATCCGCCAGGTCGAGATCGTCCCGATCGAGGTCGTCGTGCGCAACGTCGCCGCCGGCTCGATCTCGACCCGCCTCGGGATCGAGGAGGGCACCAAGCTGCCCCGCACGATCATCGAATATTACTATAAGGACGATGCGCTCGGCGATCCGATGATCTCCGACGAGCACATCGCCGCGTTCGGCTGGGCGAGCCAGGAGGAGATGCACGACATCGCCGACCTCGCGATCCGCGTGAACGATTTCCTGTGCGGGCTGTTCGCCGGCGTCGGCATCCGCCTCGTCGACTTCAAGCTCGAATTCGGTCGCATCTTCGACAACGACTTTGGTCGCATCATCCTCGCCGACGAGATCAGCCCCGATGGCTGCCGCCTGTGGGACATGGAAACCAACGAGAAGATGGACAAGGATCGCTTCCGTCGCGATCTCGGCGGCGAAGTCGAGGCCTATCAGGAGGTTGCACGCCGCCTTGGCCTGTTGCCCGAAGGTGCGGACAACGCCGTCCTCGACCTCGAAAAGCATCGCAAGAACCGGGGCAAGTAA